One window of the Microtus ochrogaster isolate Prairie Vole_2 chromosome 10, MicOch1.0, whole genome shotgun sequence genome contains the following:
- the Srarp gene encoding steroid receptor-associated and regulated protein has translation MKLLLCWNVEFKGGGKTHPRTVSDCGSRASSTEPQDRGASLKESSLEMSYAMQPAGPQKAVPTAHLTVVIDCATGRQVSLAAPPVPPQASRPSQGRVTPPMKTFVMFCGENTLRGTQDFPLSCRPLAGTKDTVPSDGGLPALASLPASPLSPQDDPQAQRSFLKPGATERHAAWDTVKCSLQALSSCVCGQAE, from the exons atgaaactgcttctgTGTTGGAATGTGGAATTCaag GGTGGAGGGAAGACGCATCCAAGGACAGTCTCAGACTGTGGCAGCAGGGCTTCCTCAACAGAGCCCCAGGACCGGGGAGCCAGCCTCAAGGAGTCTAGCCTGGAGATGAGCTATG CTATGCAGCCAGCGGGCCCCCAAAAGGCTGTCCCCACAGCTCACCTCACTGTCGTTATTGACTGTGCCACTGGAAGGCAAGTCTCCCTGGCGGCACCCCCAGTGCCACCCCAAGCATCAAGACCCAGCCAGGGACGTGTCACTCCGCCCATGAAGACTTTTGTTATGTTCTGTGGAGAAAACACTCTGCGTGGGACTCAAGACTTTCCGCTCAGTTGCAGGCCTCTTGCCGGGACCAAGGATACCGTGCCATCCGACGGAGGACTCCCGGCTCTAGCTTCCCTCCCTGCCAGTCCGCTGAGTCCCCAGGACGATCCTCAAGCCCAAAGGAGCTTCTTGAAGCCTGGAGCTACTGAAAGGCACGCAGCTTGGGACACAGTTAAATGCTCACTCCAAGCGctctcttcctgtgtctgtggGCAGGCTGAGTAG